The segment CTCAAAGCGTTACGCAAACTGCTCAACAACGATTTTGACTCGGATTATATCGAGAACTGCATTCGAGAACTGAATGATCTGTACGAAAGCGAAGAACGTCCCTACTTGATTCAGACGAGTGAAGAGGGATATAAGATGCAGCTGAAACCCGAGTTCGAATCAGTTCGCCGCAAAGTCTTTGGTTACGGCCCTCGCGAAGTCAAACTCTCGCAGGATGCATTGGAGATTCTGTCTCTGGTTGCCTATCGACAGCCGATCAGCCGCGGTGAGGTGGACAAATTAAGCAAACGCAAAGCGTCGGGAACCTTGAACCAACTGCTTCGACGCGAGTTGATCTCCCTCCATCGTGATCCAGAATCACGAGAGGTCTCCTACCGGACAGAATCTCGATTTCTGGAGATCTTCGGCCTGGCGAATCTGGAAGATCTACCA is part of the Polystyrenella longa genome and harbors:
- the scpB gene encoding SMC-Scp complex subunit ScpB, with protein sequence MDEAHQDPQEPESTSAASDFDEPLDIEQLDEMLGQVLDQTEDLSWDLETVSIPIHAEQIAEPLEEAVKPDAQAEEIKPASRVVAPRLTPKEILEAALFVGGTKLTLKALRKLLNNDFDSDYIENCIRELNDLYESEERPYLIQTSEEGYKMQLKPEFESVRRKVFGYGPREVKLSQDALEILSLVAYRQPISRGEVDKLSKRKASGTLNQLLRRELISLHRDPESREVSYRTESRFLEIFGLANLEDLPRPEHLAFK